A single genomic interval of Flavihumibacter rivuli harbors:
- a CDS encoding glycosyltransferase, producing the protein MPKRIMFFVDWFDPAYKAGGPITSTVNFVRNLGNDYAINVFTSNYDIDGVACMTAQQQDAWIDYKGKARVWYASGKENKWQQIRQAIQEQEPDVLYCNSMFSVTSTIIPLLLKKLGFYKGKVILAPNGMLRPSALQFKPAKKKAFLKAFRLLGLHRLVCFHATDQEEKKNIESWFGKATIKVLPNFPADPGEETSPLPKTKGQASLLFVGRIHPIKQVDYLLDCLKGIEGEVDLGIIGPLEDPQYWKACEGKIAGLDKNIKVTYLGEMPPGKLKETMQRYHYFVLPTRGENFGHVIFEALVLGKPALISDQTPWTDLDAHEAGWVLPLANKGGFQQAIQNCVAMTGEVYAHYSGTARAYALDFLRQSSLKEQYHSLLS; encoded by the coding sequence ATGCCTAAGCGTATCATGTTTTTTGTTGACTGGTTTGACCCGGCTTATAAAGCCGGTGGCCCCATCACCTCCACCGTGAATTTTGTGCGGAACCTGGGCAACGACTATGCTATCAATGTTTTTACCTCCAACTACGATATTGATGGCGTGGCCTGCATGACTGCCCAACAGCAAGATGCCTGGATCGATTACAAAGGCAAGGCCAGGGTTTGGTATGCCTCCGGCAAGGAGAATAAGTGGCAGCAGATCAGGCAAGCCATCCAGGAACAGGAGCCCGATGTGCTGTATTGCAACAGCATGTTCTCTGTTACCAGCACCATCATCCCGCTGCTGTTGAAAAAGCTGGGATTTTATAAGGGTAAGGTCATCCTGGCGCCCAACGGTATGTTAAGGCCCAGTGCCCTACAGTTCAAGCCGGCTAAGAAGAAAGCCTTTCTCAAGGCTTTCCGGTTGCTGGGACTCCATCGGTTGGTATGTTTCCATGCTACCGACCAGGAAGAAAAGAAGAATATTGAATCCTGGTTTGGCAAGGCTACTATCAAGGTATTGCCAAATTTTCCTGCGGACCCTGGTGAGGAAACCAGTCCCTTACCGAAAACAAAGGGCCAAGCTTCCTTGCTGTTCGTAGGCAGGATCCATCCCATCAAGCAGGTGGATTATTTATTGGATTGCCTGAAAGGAATAGAGGGCGAGGTTGACCTGGGCATTATTGGGCCACTTGAGGATCCGCAATACTGGAAGGCCTGTGAAGGGAAGATCGCGGGATTGGATAAGAATATCAAGGTTACCTATCTCGGTGAAATGCCGCCTGGCAAACTGAAGGAGACCATGCAACGCTATCACTACTTTGTGCTGCCTACCAGGGGCGAGAACTTTGGCCATGTGATCTTTGAAGCGCTGGTGCTCGGAAAACCAGCCTTGATCAGTGACCAAACCCCATGGACTGACCTTGACGCACATGAGGCCGGATGGGTATTGCCGCTGGCGAATAAGGGCGGCTTCCAACAGGCAATCCAAAATTGTGTTGCCATGACCGGTGAAGTGTATGCCCACTACAGCGGGACTGCCAGGGCTTATGCCTTGGATTTCCTTCGTCAATCCTCCCTTAAAGAACAGTACCATAGCCTATTATCATGA
- a CDS encoding acyltransferase family protein yields MSSKKAFWVNLFRRTISAGAYFPEIDGLRFLAIGLVLVFHAYGYFLHYSPVASEGGEAAAPFLHALLRDFDKGVPLFFVLSGFILAVPFARHYFLDARPVSLSKFYIRRLTRLEPPYIISLLLLFTLQLAMHVYPFDQLFPSLMASLFYSHNVLLGPPLVSIVTWSLEIEVQFYILVPVFMLIYKLNPVARRSLLLAIALFLPLVREYAAMPVKSLYDYFEFFCCGILLADLYTNKTSVAGIMKNETLVGLAGLGLFLMVVLVDHDQELINRMLYPLLVGGFYLVVLLNQGWKKIFSFSPVALIGGMCYSIYLLHFAIISMAGRFTIHWQLGNGYIVNLVLQLFLLAIPVLVVSAVYYLLIEKPCMNPNWPSQLKAFLKRQQGKKYYA; encoded by the coding sequence ATGAGTAGTAAGAAAGCATTCTGGGTCAATCTTTTCCGCCGGACCATCTCCGCCGGAGCCTATTTCCCTGAAATAGATGGCCTGCGTTTCCTGGCCATCGGGCTGGTATTGGTCTTCCATGCCTATGGCTATTTCCTGCATTATAGTCCGGTTGCCAGTGAAGGCGGTGAAGCGGCTGCGCCCTTCCTGCATGCCTTATTGAGGGATTTTGACAAGGGGGTACCCCTGTTCTTTGTATTGAGTGGTTTTATCCTGGCTGTTCCGTTTGCCCGGCATTATTTCCTTGACGCCAGGCCCGTTAGCCTGTCCAAATTTTATATCCGGCGGCTGACCAGGCTGGAACCGCCTTATATCATTTCACTTCTCTTGCTCTTTACCCTGCAGCTGGCCATGCATGTTTACCCTTTTGATCAACTGTTTCCCAGCCTGATGGCTTCGCTGTTCTATAGCCATAATGTATTGTTAGGGCCACCACTTGTATCCATTGTCACCTGGTCCCTTGAGATAGAAGTACAGTTCTACATTCTGGTACCGGTCTTCATGCTTATCTATAAACTCAACCCGGTGGCGAGGCGAAGCTTGCTCTTAGCCATCGCGCTGTTCCTGCCACTGGTCCGTGAATACGCGGCCATGCCGGTGAAGTCCCTCTATGATTATTTTGAGTTCTTTTGTTGTGGCATCTTACTGGCCGACCTCTATACGAATAAAACAAGTGTTGCGGGTATCATGAAAAATGAGACCTTGGTTGGGCTGGCCGGCCTGGGACTCTTCCTGATGGTGGTCCTGGTGGACCATGACCAGGAATTGATTAACCGCATGCTCTACCCGCTATTGGTTGGGGGATTCTACCTGGTCGTATTACTGAACCAGGGATGGAAGAAGATCTTTAGTTTCAGTCCGGTGGCCCTGATCGGTGGAATGTGTTATTCCATTTACCTGCTGCATTTTGCCATTATTTCAATGGCAGGAAGGTTTACCATCCATTGGCAGTTGGGTAATGGTTATATCGTAAATTTGGTCCTGCAATTATTCTTGTTGGCCATTCCTGTATTGGTGGTATCGGCAGTGTATTATTTGCTGATCGAGAAACCCTGTATGAATCCTAACTGGCCGTCCCAATTAAAAGCATTTTTGAAACGTCAACAAGGGAAGAAATACTATGCCTAA
- a CDS encoding glycosyltransferase family 4 protein — translation MTALLVAFRKENPRFYSIERVFKNVYERLATKYQDDFAVECLHAPHHSSFSTLWVNLSFFRKHQQPINHITGDIHYVLLGLNSRNVNVLTIHDCVLLNQLPKWHPKFWVIWLLWYKLPIRKASLITVISEQTYREVAQLFPEAAGKMRVIPNFVDPIFQPSPRPFNNNCPRLLFIGTTPNKNLERVAEALKGLSVELRVIGNLDAGQEAILAVNDIRYSQASGLSNEALVEEYIQCDALLFPTLYEGFGLPILEAQAIGRPVITSRLQPMASVAGQAACLVDPYSPAAIREGVEQLVRDNSYRSGLVEKGYQNVQGYELDKVVDQYAVLFRELWQAKQQIKLRKG, via the coding sequence ATGACGGCTTTATTGGTGGCATTCCGTAAAGAGAACCCAAGATTTTATAGTATCGAAAGGGTCTTTAAGAATGTTTACGAGCGTTTGGCTACCAAATATCAGGATGATTTTGCGGTGGAATGTTTGCATGCGCCACATCATAGCAGCTTTTCTACCCTTTGGGTCAACCTCTCCTTTTTCCGGAAGCACCAACAGCCGATCAACCATATTACGGGGGATATCCATTATGTATTGTTGGGTTTAAACAGCAGGAATGTGAATGTGCTCACGATCCATGATTGTGTACTGCTGAACCAGCTCCCCAAATGGCACCCAAAGTTTTGGGTCATCTGGTTATTGTGGTACAAGCTTCCCATCAGGAAGGCTTCCCTGATCACCGTGATCTCGGAGCAGACCTATCGCGAAGTGGCCCAACTCTTCCCCGAAGCTGCCGGGAAGATGAGGGTGATCCCCAATTTTGTGGACCCGATTTTCCAGCCCAGCCCCCGGCCCTTTAATAACAACTGCCCAAGGTTGCTCTTTATCGGCACCACGCCGAACAAGAACCTGGAAAGGGTGGCTGAAGCGCTGAAAGGTTTATCGGTTGAGCTCAGGGTCATCGGTAACCTGGATGCTGGCCAGGAGGCTATCCTGGCTGTCAATGACATTAGATATTCGCAGGCATCAGGACTCAGTAATGAAGCATTGGTGGAAGAATATATCCAGTGCGATGCCCTATTGTTCCCTACCCTGTATGAGGGATTTGGCTTGCCCATCCTGGAAGCCCAGGCCATAGGCCGTCCGGTCATTACCAGCCGGCTCCAGCCCATGGCTTCCGTTGCCGGCCAGGCCGCTTGCCTGGTTGATCCTTATTCCCCCGCTGCCATTCGTGAAGGGGTGGAGCAACTGGTCAGGGACAATAGTTACCGGTCCGGGCTCGTTGAAAAAGGGTACCAAAATGTGCAGGGCTATGAATTGGATAAAGTAGTGGACCAGTATGCCGTGCTTTTCCGGGAATTATGGCAGGCCAAACAGCAAATAAAATTGAGGAAAGGTTGA